In Torulaspora delbrueckii CBS 1146 chromosome 1, complete genome, one genomic interval encodes:
- the TDEL0A05800 gene encoding uncharacterized protein (similar to Saccharomyces cerevisiae SPO19 (YPL130W) and YOR214C; ancestral locus Anc_8.634) produces the protein MFKHLSATGLLGLALTHRTFASEYSSSLITENAGGDSIANADIDALDALAKTSNMAFADLPEFPQFVNLRKYEGMQYSADDILEDLVREQDLDLDTVKRHEKFSEIEKILKGIADELSNEDDDDYDDEPPCKYKDKEHHGKKCLKDKNDFDYEDKDDSSSELKDKKDFEWKDKKKFFDDDHYEYEDEENEPDYEYEDDEEDEDDKKKFFWQNPEEEYDEDDDYITIKEPKNEETFSGTEISVGKTIEYVSTVSWSPSSSVVPWVTSSSAYVSTVPTWSKNASSSAHTPSSKYSSIVPTYTSFSSKAPVSSSKRSSLVPTFTVPTSLRNHSSSAPVSSSKYSSNVPTSIVLTSSRKHSSRTPSSSSKLTTVVLSSKKHSSHTPSSSSKPTTVVPTFTSKHYSSAHASSSQRSSSQSPSIVPTSTVVPTSTVVPTSTVVPTSTVVPTSTVVPTSTVVPTSTVVPTSTVVSTSITVPTSTVVPTSILVPISSVPTSSKKHSLRKSSTNVPTSTVPTSSKKHKTSRVSQTVTSQESSSFALTYTTESMKSIKSKEQSITGGSMGTPSTITSSAKPTSIVSKTSSTENKKSMKQKTTAQPSSSTAKPTSTSTKRTSKKKETVENLKAESNATNATIGGAGYENSSSFKMPATFLFAVLISALVFLQN, from the coding sequence ATGTTTAAGCATTTATCGGCTACTGGATTATTGGGTCTTGCTTTGACTCATAGAACATTCGCTTCAGAATactcttcatctttaatTACAGAAAATGCAGGTGGTGACTCAATCGCCAACGCTGACATCGATGCTTTGGATGCTTTGGCCAAAACTTCCAATATGGCTTTCGCTGATCTGCCCGAATTTCCCCAGTTTGTTAACTTAAGAAAATATGAAGGTATGCAATATTCAGCtgatgatattttggaAGACTTGGTCAGAGAACAAGATCTAGACTTAGATACTGTCAAACGCCATGAAAAGTTCTCCGAGATcgaaaagattttgaaaggtATCGCCGACGAGTTGTCaaatgaggatgatgatgattacGATGATGAACCGCCATGCAAGTACAAAGATAAAGAACATCACGGTAAAAAATGTTTAAAGGATAAAAATGACTTTGATTACGAAGACAAGGATGATAGCTCCAGTGAGTTAAAAGATaaaaaagattttgaatggaaggataagaagaaattctttgacGATGACCATTATGaatatgaagatgaggaaaatgaACCTGACTATGAAtatgaggatgatgaagaggatgaagatgataagaaaaaattcttctggCAAAatcctgaagaagaatatgacgaagatgatgactACATCACTATCAAGGAACCTAAGAATGAGGAGACTTTTTCTGGAACCGAAATTAGCGTTGGTAAGACTATAGAATACGTTTCTACTGTATCATGGTCGCCTAGCTCAAGCGTTGTCCCATGGGTGACCAGCTCGAGTGCTTACGTTTCCACAGTGCCTACCTGGAGCAAGAATGCGTCATCAAGTGCTCATACGCCATCGAGTAAGTACTCATCCATTGTTCCCACCTATACAAGTTTCTCTTCGAAAGCCCCTGTGTCATCTAGCAAACGGTCCTCGCTCGTGCCTACTTTTACTGTTCCAACCTCTCTCAGGAATCACTCGTCGAGTGCGCCTGTTTCTTCTAGCAAATACTCATCAAATGTTCCCACTTCAATTGTTCTTACATCTTCAAGGAAGCATTCGTCTCGTACTCCTTCCTCTTCAAGCAAACTCACAACAgttgttctttcttcaaagaagcattCGTCTCATACTCCTTCCTCTTCAAGCAAACCCACAACGGTTGTTCCTACTTTTACTAGTAAGCACTATTCTAGCGCACATGCCTCTTCAAGCCAAAGGTCATCTAGCCAAAGCCCATCTATCGTGCCTACCTCGACTGTTGTGCCCACCTCGACTGTTGTGCCCACCTCGACTGTTGTGCCCACCTCGACTGTTGTGCCCACCTCGACTGTTGTGCCCACCTCGACTGTTGTGCCCACCTCGACTGTTGTGCCCACCTCAACCGTTGTGTCTACTTCAATCACTGTGCCCACCTCGACTGTTGTGCCTACGTCAATTCTAGTGCCTATCTCATCAGTTCCtacttcttccaagaagCACTCTTTGCGCAAGAGCTCAACTAATGTGCCCACCTCGACTGttccaacttcttcgaagaagcaCAAGACGAGTCGCGTATCTCAGACTGTTACCTCTCAAGAGAGTTCCAGCTTCGCATTGACTTACACCACCGAGTCTATGAAGTCCATCAAGTCGAAGGAACAGTCAATCACTGGTGGCAGTATGGGCACTCCCTCAACAATTACGAGCTCTGCAAAGCCAACCAGTATCGTCAGCAAGACCTCCAGCACtgagaacaagaagagtATGAAGCAAAAGACTACTGCTCAACCAAGTTCCAGCACGGCCAAGCCTACTAGCACTTCAACCAAGCGCACtagtaagaagaaggaaactgTTGAAAATCTAAAAGCTGAATCGAACGCGACAAATGCCACGATTGGTGGTGCAGGTTATGAAAATTCTTCTAGTTTCAAAATGCCAGCAACCTTTTTGTTTGCCGTCTTGATTTCCGCGCTCGTTTTCCTACAAAATTAG
- the AIM41 gene encoding Aim41p (similar to Saccharomyces cerevisiae YOR215C; ancestral locus Anc_8.635), with protein MLRATRLLTPQLRVFVRYESSSTYNAAVASLKKDLKQAMIAKDDLKKTTIRGLLSTIKNKEIDSKDKDLDEFVLSEVYSKLINQRKDSINDFLQNGREDLVAKEKQELEIIQNYLQGLPVASKEEIDSKVGKLLNELREKDPNLQLKQVFSKIDWKTIPLEWKASSNMIKSSIVNFMKSS; from the coding sequence atgttAAGAGCCACTAGATTGTTGACTCCGCAATTGCGTGTCTTTGTCAGATATGAGAGTAGTAGCACTTACAACGCGGCAGTagcatcattgaagaaagatcttAAGCAGGCTATGATTGCTAAAGATGATCTAAAGAAAACCACAATCAGAGGTCTACTGTCTACCATCAAGAATAAGGAAATTGATAGTAAGGATAAAGATCTGGATGAGTTTGTGCTCTCCGAAGTCTATTCCAAGCTGATCAACCAACGGAAGGACTCGATAAATgacttccttcaaaacGGTAGAGAGGATCTAGTCGCCAAGGAAAAACAGGAACTGGAGATTATCCAAAATTATCTGCAAGGTTTGCCAGTAGCTTCCAAAGAGGAGATAGATTCGAAGGTCGGAAAACTCTTGAACGAACTTAGAGAGAAAGATCCtaatttgcaattgaagcAAGTCTTCAGTAAAATTGATTGGAAAACCATTCCATTAGAATGGAAAGCCTCATCTAATATGATCAAGAGTAGCATTGTAAATTTCATGAAGAGCTCTTAA
- the RUD3 gene encoding Rud3p (similar to Saccharomyces cerevisiae RUD3 (YOR216C); ancestral locus Anc_8.636) — MAKNKKKGAKKQQNSATAAPSSQAADINEQPHEKEQPVELQNDQQLENLSGDMDKQNGTTAEPLKVNNEANEQIEKLQEEIRTLKSQLEIQKKEQEVQKEVPQQETPDVTETQAYKDLKSERDEYENQYNNLLNRISSMKTVFSKMKESQEELETVKEQLSEYESQNIRLKSKADLLSKERTEFEKTILTLNEEFSNLDEERENLQIECKKYKEELDKLTNQLEEASDNHLRELNIHREANAQLEAQLQELVVTLGNNKQDLSILNEEKKDLISTLESNAIEKDSLQKTINELEAELEKATAQFEEEKQQKHMEINALRAQLDKSEDSNSELTKTIEQHKEEIQSMREDVDMKKRLEQECKERVLQIGKLRHEAIILNEHLTKALTMLKQSSDSESVDKELISNLLISFVAIPRADPRKFEVLDLISSFLNWDDDKKRQAGLLHNNERISRSAGSRSSTENFVSLWTDFLEKESEK, encoded by the coding sequence ATGGccaagaataaaaagaAGGGAGCCAAGAAGCAGCAAAATTCGGCTACTGCAGCACCAAGCTCGCAGGCGGCAGATATTAATGAACAGCCCCATGAAAAGGAACAACCTGTTGAGCTTCAGAACGATCAACAATTGGAGAACTTATCAGGAGATATGGACAAGCAAAATGGAACGACTGCAGAGCCATTAAAGGTCAATAACGAGGCGAACGAACAAATAGAGAAgctacaagaagaaatccGTACTTTAAAATCACAATTGGAGATTCAGAAGAAGGAGCAGGAAGTCCAAAAGGAAGTTCCGCAGCAGGAAACGCCTGATGTTACTGAAACACAGGCCTACAAAGACTTAAAGTCTGAACGGGATGAGTATGAAAATCAGTATAATAATTTACTGAACAGAATATCCTCTATGAAGACTGTATTTAGCAAAATGAAGGAATCACAAGAAGAGCTGGAGACTGTCAAGGAACAGCTGTCTGAGTATGAGTCCCAAAACATAAGACTAAAGAGTAAAGCTGATTTATTAAGCAAAGAGAGGACGGAATTCGAAAAGACTATATTGACTTTAAATGAAGAGTTCTCCAATTTGGACGAAGAACGTGAGAACTTACAGATTGAATGTAAAAAGTACAAAGAGGAGCTGGATAAATTGACAAATCAACTTGAGGAAGCGTCTGACAATCATCTTCGTGAACTGAACATTCATCGCGAAGCAAACGCACAATTAGAGGCTCAGTTACAGGAACTAGTGGTAACACTTGGCAACAACAAGCAGGACCTTTCTATTTTaaatgaagagaaaaaagaTCTCATTTCTACTCTAGAGAGTAATGCTATTGAGAAggattctttgcaaaagacaATCAATGAACTCGAGGCCGAGTTAGAGAAAGCCACCGCACAGTTCGAGGAAGAAAAACAGCAAAAACATATGGAGATCAATGCCCTAAGAGCTCAGCTCGACAAGAGCGAAGACTCTAACTCCGAACTAACAAAGACTATCGAACAACATAAAGAGGAGATCCAATCGATGCGTGAAGATGTTGACATGAAGAAGCGTCTGGAACAAGAGTGCAAAGAACGCGTACTACAAATCGGTAAACTGAGGCATGAAGCTATCATATTGAATGAGCATTTAACAAAAGCTCTCACCATGCTCAAGCAGTCCAGCGATTCGGAATCCGTTGATAAGGAGTTGATTTCGAACTTACTCATTTCATTCGTCGCCATACCCAGGGCCGACCCCAGAAAGTTCGAAGTGCTCGACCTAATATCTAGCTTTCTGAACTGGGATGACGACAAAAAAAGACAGGCTGGTCTACTGCATAACAACGAGCGAATCTCGAGATCAGCGGGATCGCGTTCAAGCACAGAGAATTTCGTCTCTTTATGGACAGATTTTCTCGAGAAAGAAAGCGAAAAGTGA
- the RFC1 gene encoding replication factor C subunit 1 (similar to Saccharomyces cerevisiae RFC1 (YOR217W); ancestral locus Anc_8.637) yields the protein MVNITEFFKQEGKPGQKPAKSVTTKRSVKPEVIDLGDDDDDDDEHEIPAKKRRQPSVEKVETKRSRPATSAKPPAKKAPVHKKASPTTGNVTSAAESVTANDVLQKIPSVDLSGVHVKENVSFDFRNRPAQGSSGDLPDSSALDFPEGKPNCLLGLTMVFTGVLPNIERGQAEALAKRYGARVTKSISSRTSVVVLGDEAGPKKLENIKKLGIKAIDEDGFKQLIAGMPAEGGEGAAAEKARQKIEEQEKQAIQEAEEMANQERERARRVSAARASGEQVKEADKVDEAYKLWTVKYAPTNLQQICGNKSSVSKLKNWLTNWEESRRNGFKSAGRHGTGVFRSAMLYGPPGIGKTTAAHLVAKELGYDILEQNASDVRSKSLLNNGIKNSLDNMSVFGYFKGRTDPSGSNGKKFVIIMDEVDGMSGGDRGGVGQLASFCRKTSTPMILICNERNLPKMRPFDRVCLDVQFRRPDANSIKARLMTIAVREKFKLDPNVIDKLVQATRGDIRQIVNLLSTITKTSKQINHENITEISAAWEKNIALKPFDIAHKLLDGRIYTENGAQHFNLNEKIALYFDDFDFAPLMIQENYLSTRPSNLKKGQSHLSAVAEAAESISQSNLVEKRIRSSEQLWSLLPLHAILSSVYPSSLVAGQMAGRINFTAWLGQNSKAGKYSRLLQELHYHTKLSTSADKISLRLDYLPALKNRLLNPILKTGADGIAPVIAFMDGYYLTKEDWDTIMEFMIGPDATDATLKKIPTAVKTAFTRKYNSTTHPVAIYRTGATTAASAAVSTSTPDFEDIVDADDSVPPADEDDTQEDNDVKKDKLIKQKARPTKRKAKTPPAKASAAKKRKAKA from the coding sequence ATGGTTAATATAAcggaatttttcaagcaagaGGGCAAACCGGGCCAGAAACCGGCTAAGTCTGTCACTACCAAGAGATCAGTGAAACCAGAAGTTATTGATTTAggtgatgacgatgatgatgatgatgagcatGAAATTCCTGCCAAGAAAAGACGCCAGCCATCTGTTGAGAAAGTAGAGACCAAGAGATCTAGGCCTGCCACATCTGCTAAACCTCCGGCAAAGAAAGCACCTGTTCACAAGAAGGCATCGCCAACAACTGGCAATGTAACCTCGGCAGCGGAAAGCGTCACAGCAAATGATGTTCTTCAGAAAATACCCTCTGTGGATCTTTCAGGTGTACATGTTAAGGAGAATGTTAGTTTTGATTTCAGAAATAGACCTGCTCAGGGTTCATCAGGGGATTTACCAGATTCTTCAGCTCTTGACTTTCCAGAAGGTAAACCTAATTGTTTGCTAGGATTGACAATGGTTTTCACTGGTGTTCTCCCCAACATCGAGAGAGGACAGGCTGAAGCCCTCGCCAAGAGGTATGGTGCTCGTGTGACGAAGTCGATTTCCAGTCGGACTTCTGTTGTGGTTCTTGGCGATGAGGCAGGACCAaagaagcttgaaaatatcaaaaaGTTGGGTATTAAAGCAATTGACGAGGACGGGTTCAAGCAGTTGATCGCTGGTATGCCAGCTGAAGGTGGTGAAGGTGCTGCTGCGGAAAAAGCTCGTcaaaagatcgaagaaCAGGAGAAACAGGCTATTCAAGAAGCGGAAGAGATGGCGAACCAGGAGAGGGAAAGGGCTAGGAGAGTATCGGCAGCCCGTGCTTCTGGTGAACAAGTGAAAGAGGCAGATAAGGTAGATGAAGCTTATAAACTATGGACCGTCAAGTATGCACCTACTAACCTACAGCAGATATGTGGTAATAAGAGCAGCGTATCAAAGCTGAAAAACTGGTTAACCAACTGGGAAGAGAGTAGAAGAAACGGATTCAAAAGCGCAGGAAGACATGGCACTGGGGTTTTCAGATCAGCTATGCTATATGGCCCTCCAGGTATCGGTAAGACTACCGCAGCACATCTTGTGGCAAAAGAGCTTGGGTATGACATATTAGAGCAAAATGCTTCCGATGTTCGTTCCAAGAGTCTTTTGAATAATGGAATAAAGAATTCGTTAGACAACATGTCTGTTTTCGGCTATTTCAAGGGCAGGACGGACCCAAGCGGCTCCAATGGTAAGAAATTCGTGATTATCAtggatgaagttgatggTATGAGTGGTGGTGATAGAGGTGGTGTTGGGCAATTGGCTAGTTTCTGCCGTAAAACCTCCACGCCGATGATACTAATCTGCAATGAGCGTaatttgccaaaaatgAGACCCTTCGACAGAGTTTGTCTGGATGTACAGTTCAGGCGACCTGATGCAAACAGTATCAAAGCGAGACTGATGACCATTGCCGTaagagaaaaattcaaactAGACCCCAACGTCATTGATAAGTTGGTGCAAGCTACTAGAGGAGATATAAGGCAGATCGTTAATCTTTTGTCAACCATTACTAAAACATCTAAGCAGATCAATCACGAAAATATAACAGAGATTTCAGCAGCATGGGAGAAGAACATTGCGTTAAAGCCATTCGACATCGCCCATAAATTGCTAGATGGCCGCATATATACTGAAAATGGCGCACAGCACTTCAATCTCAATGAAAAGATCGCCTTGTATTTTGACGACTTTGACTTTGCACCGTTAATGATACAGGAAAATTATCTCAGTACAAGACCCTCCAACCTTAAGAAAGGACAATCGCATTTGAGCGCTGTCGCTGAAGCAGCAGAAAGCATTTCTCAGTCGAACCTCGTAGAAAAGCGAATCAGAAGCAGTGAGCAATTGTGGAGTCTTTTGCCACTGCATGCCATCCTATCGTCTGTATATCCTTCGTCTTTGGTTGCAGGTCAGATGGCTGGAAGGATCAATTTCACTGCATGGCTAGGTCAAAATTCTAAAGCAGGGAAGTATAGCAGATTACTTCAAGAGTTGCACTATCATACAAAATTGAGTACATCAGCGGATAAGATAAGCTTAAGACTCGATTACCTACCTGCCCTTAAGAACAGGCTTTTGAACCCAATTCTGAAAACAGGAGCTGATGGTATTGCTCCCGTTATCGCCTTTATGGATGGCTATTATTTAACAAAAGAGGATTGGGACACCATCATGGAATTCATGATTGGTCCTGATGCAACTGATGCtacattgaagaaaatacCTACAGCGGTCAAAACAGCTTTCACCAGAAAATACAACAGCACAACTCATCCTGTCGCAATTTACAGAACAGGTGCTACCACTGCCGCCAGTGCGGCCGTCTCGACCAGCACTCCCGATTTTGAAGACATTGTTGATGCTGATGATTCAGTTCCTCCAGCTGACGAAGATGACACGCAAGAAGATAACGatgtgaagaaagacaaattgatcaaacaGAAGGCAAGACCGACAAAGAGGAAAGCTAAGACTCCACCTGCAAAAGCCTCTGCGGCTAAGAAAAGGAAGGCCAAAGCCTGA
- the STE13 gene encoding Ste13p (similar to Saccharomyces cerevisiae STE13 (YOR219C); ancestral locus Anc_8.638) — MSTTRSHRRKNSHLFSQRKNSDSTDMSIELNSFSYPNPNDIESQPRPEEPNPVPQWSFRNRKVPKFTFMAIAISLMLSFFLLIPMYKTTSVAKNDPVPHKDDQTSSKKAFTIKEVLNGDFLNSEKAFHFINPSSSILHHDEDPGLFLTTETDSNDQTRFVARQLYDPGFSENLGPNHFSYEGSDHVVQKVQVNYRLDRMIMGTNLEPEFRHSSKGYYWLKDLEQGTMKPIKPESSMDLTLISYVHFSPGYNFIYFVWENNLFIQNVYSGESASQITFDGSEDVFNGKPDWVYEEEIMATGQTVWWSPDDTKMIFARFDDTEVESYYLSKYTTNSEYPPMSSIKYPKPGTSNPMAKLYLFNLNEGVLYQLSDLAIDDEEPVITDTILYNGVWLNSDSFIFKITDRTSRRMAIKVYNAKQSSLKTVRSIDSASFDGWFEKSKNILSIPPNEVSGREGYGYVDIQADADGFNHLFYFKSIEDAQGTQLTRGDWEITDTGIVGFEYDTNTVYFTANEIDRMSQHLYSVSIDPAEEAHLKILQNADAKDFYHFKLSSSGRYALMKMLGPEVPYTAAGLLPDLLDFRKVDQKRVFEITDNAKLNESLENLALPIKSHKTMSTEDGLILDYIEIKPAHMDPKKKYPLLVNVYGGPGSQTYTEKFNVFFEEAVSSGLDAIVLQIEPRGTGGKGWKFRSTVKDKIGYWEPRDITMVTRNFIQHNEANIDKNKTAIWGWSYGGYTSLKSVEYDQGETFKYMMAVAPVTNWTYYDSFYTERYMNEPSDNVKGYSDIAPVQDLDAFSKLDRFLIMHGSADDNVHIQNTYQFIDGLDLQGVTNYDMHIFPDSDHSIRHHNAQRIVFERLYSWLSDAFSGHFHTNKVS; from the coding sequence ATGTCTACAACTCGTTCTCATCGGAGGAAAAATAGTCACCTTTTCTCACAAAGGAAGAACTCTGATTCAACCGATATGTCAATTGAGCTCAATTCGTTTTCATACCCTAATCCTAATGATATTGAAAGCCAACCAAGACCAGAAGAGCCAAATCCAGTACCGCAATGGAGTTTTAGAAATCGGAAAGTTCCCAAGTTTACATTCATGGCCATAGCTATTTCACTTATGTTGTCATTCTTTTTACTCATTCCAATGTACAAGACCACTAGTGTTGCAAAAAATGACCCAGTACCGCATAAAGATGATCAgacatcttccaagaaGGCATTTACAATTAAAGAGGTGCTGAATGGTGACTTCTTAAACAGCGAGAAGGCATTTCATTTTATCAACCCTTCAAGTTCAATATTACATCATGATGAAGATCCGGGGCTCTTTCTCACCACTGAAACTGATTCGAATGACCAAACGAGATTTGTCGCAAGGCAATTATATGACCCAGGGTTTAGTGAAAACCTGGGTCCTAATCATTTCTCTTATGAAGGTTCCGATCACGTTGTTCAGAAGGTTCAAGTGAATTATCGACTCGATAGAATGATAATGGGAACCAATTTGGAGCCTGAATTTAGACATTCTTCGAAAGGTTATTACTGGCTTAAGGATTTGGAACAAGGCACAATGAAACCGATCAAACCTGAAAGCTCAATGGACCTGACCTTGATATCGTATGTTCATTTCTCCCCGGGATACAATTTCATCTATTTTGTTTGGGAGAATAACCTTTTCATCCAGAACGTTTACAGTGGGGAGTCTGCTAGTCAGATCACATTTGATGGATCTGAGGATGTGTTCAATGGGAAACCCGATTGGGTTTacgaggaagaaatcatgGCCACTGGCCAGACCGTTTGGTGGTCTCCAGATGATACCAAGATGATTTTTGCAAGGTTTGATGATACCGAGGTCGAATCTTATTACCTGAGTAAGTATACCACCAATAGTGAGTATCCGCCTATGTCGAGCATCAAATATCCAAAACCCGGTACTTCAAACCCAATGGCCAAACTTTATTTGTTTAATTTGAATGAAGGTGTCCTATATCAACTAAGCGATCTAGCAATAGATGACGAAGAACCTGTCATAACAGATACAATACTCTACAATGGTGTCTGGCTCAACTCTGACTCattcattttcaaaatcACTGATCGCACATCAAGGAGGATGGCCATAAAGGTTTACAACGCAAAGCAGAGTAGTCTCAAGACCGTACGTTCCATAGATTCGGCTTCGTTTGATGGATGGTTCGAAAAGTCTAAAAACATACTATCGATTCCACCTAATGAAGTGAGCGGCCGAGAAGGATATGGGTATGTTGATATACAAGCTGACGCCGATGGCTTCAACCATCTATTTTACTTCAAGTCTATCGAAGACGCCCAAGGTACACAACTCACAAGAGGTGACTGGGAAATAACTGACACAGGTATTGTCGGCTTTGAATACGATACAAACACCGTTTATTTCACTGCTAATGAGATAGATCGCATGTCGCAGCATCTGTACAGTGTGTCTATTGATCCTGCAGAGGAAGCTCATTTGAAAATCTTGCAGAACGCTGATGCCAAGGATTTCTATCACTTTAAGTTGAGTTCAAGTGGTAGATACGCTCTGATGAAAATGCTGGGTCCAGAAGTTCCTTACACAGCTGCTGGGCTTCTACCAGATCTGCTTGATTTTAGGAAGGTGGATCAGAAACGCGTTTTTGAAATTACTGACAACGCTAAGCTAAATGAATCGTTGGAAAACCTTGCTTTACCAATCAAAAGTCATAAAACTATGTCAACTGAAGACGGCTTGATTCTTGATTATATTGAAATAAAACCAGCTCACATggatccaaagaaaaaatatcCACTTTTGGTGAATGTCTATGGCGGACCAGGGTCCCAGACGTATACGGAGAAGTTCAATGTgttttttgaagaagctgtaTCTTCAGGTTTAGATGCGATTGTCCTTCAAATCGAACCCAGGGGCACTGGTGGAAAAGGCTGGAAATTTAGATCTACCGTAAAGGACAAGATAGGCTATTGGGAGCCGCGTGATATCACCATGGTGACCAGAAACTTTATTCAACACAACGAGGCTAACATTGATAAAAACAAAACTGCTATTTGGGGTTGGTCATATGGCGGTTACACCTCTTTAAAATCTGTGGAATATGACCAAGGCGAAACCTTCAAATATATGATGGCTGTTGCTCCCGTAACCAATTGGACTTACTACGACTCCTTCTACACAGAAAGGTACATGAACGAACCATCAGACAACGTTAAAGGATACAGTGACATTGCACCGGTTCAAGACTTAGATGCATTTAGCAAGTTAGATCGCTTTCTAATTATGCATGGCTCAGCGGATGATAATGTGCATATTCAAAATACATACCAATTCATTGATGGGCTAGATCTTCAGGGGGTGACAAACTACGATATGCATATATTCCCAGATTCAGACCATTCTATCCGACACCATAATGCCCAAAGAATAGTGTTTGAGAGGCTTTACTCCTGGCTGAGTGATGCTTTCTCTGGTCACTTTCACACTAATAAAGTTTCATGA
- the RPL5 gene encoding 60S ribosomal protein uL18 (similar to Saccharomyces cerevisiae RPL5 (YPL131W); ancestral locus Anc_8.639), translated as MVFLKIVKTSAYHSRFQTPFRRRREGKTDYYQRKRLVAQHKAKYATPKYRLVVRFTNKDIICQIISSTITGDIVLAAAYSHELPRYGITHGLTNWSAAYATGLLIARRTLQKLGLDETYKGVEEVEGEYELTEAVEDGPRPFKVFLDIGLQRTTTGARVFGALKGASDGGLYVPHSENRFPGWDFEAEELDADMLRSYIFGGHVSQYMEELADDDEERFSELFKGYLADDIDADSVEDIYSSAHEAIREDPSFKATEKKFTKEQYAAESKKFRQVKLTKEQRDERVAAKIAALANSQ; from the coding sequence ATGGTTTTCCTAAAGATTGTCAAGACTTCTGCTTACCACTCCCGTTTCCAAACTCCcttcagaagaagaagagaaggtAAGACCGATTACtaccaaagaaagagactaGTCGCTCAACACAAGGCCAAGTATGCTACTCCAAAATACAGACTAGTTGTCAGATTCACCAACAAGGACATCATCTGTCAAATCATTTCTTCTACTATCACTGGTGACATTGTCTTGGCTGCTGCTTACTCTCACGAATTGCCAAGATACGGTATCACTCACGGTTTGACCAACTGGTCTGCTGCTTACGCCACTGGTTTGTTGATCGCCAGAAgaactttgcaaaagctaGGTTTGGATGAGACTTACAAgggtgttgaagaagttgaaggtGAATACGAATTGACCGAAGCTGTTGAAGACGGTCCACGTCCTTTCAAGGTCTTCTTGGACATTGGTTTGCAAAGAACCACCACCGGTGCTAGAGTCTTCGGTGCTCTAAAGGGTGCCTCTGACGGTGGTTTGTACGTTCCACACTCTGAGAACAGATTCCCAGGCTGGGATTTCGAAGCCGAAGAGTTGGACGCTGACATGTTGAGATCCTATATCTTTGGTGGTCACGTTTCTCAATacatggaagaattggctgatgatgatgaggagaGATTCTCTGAGTTGTTCAAGGGTTACTTGGCTGACGATATCGATGCTGACTCTGTCGAGGACATCTACTCTTCTGCTCACGAAGCTATCAGAGAGGACCCATCTTTCAAGGCCACTGAAAAGAAGTTCACCAAGGAACAATACGCTGCTGAATCCAAGAAGTTCAGACAAGTCAAATTGACCAAGGAACAAAGAGACGAACGTGTTGCTGCCAAGATCGCTGCTTTGGCAAACAGCCAATAA